In Chloroflexota bacterium, the genomic stretch CAATGTCACCGGCAATCGTGGTGATGCCGCCGCTGGGGTCAATGCGACGGACGCGCCGGTTGTTCCAATCCGCGACAAACACGTTGCCATCGGTATCCACGGCCACGGCTTGAGGCCCGTGAAGCTGGGCGCTCACCGCCGAGCCACCGTCGCCCCCCATCCCCGGCTCTCCGGTCCCGGCGAGCGTGTGGATGGCCGCGACGCTGCTCTGACCGGATACGCGACGAATCCGGTTCCCGCCAAGCTCGGCAATCAGGATGTTGGCAAACGCGTCGACGTCCACGTCGACAGGCTGATTCAACTGCGCGTTCGCGGCGGCGCCACCGTCCCCCGCACTGCCGGCGATGCCGGTGCCCGCCATGGTCGTCACGATGCCGTCCGGGCCGATGCGGCGCACCCGGTGCGCGGCGCGTTCGGCAATGAACAGCGTGCCCTCCCCGTCCAGCGCCATGCCGGCGTTGCCCGCCAGTCGGGCCAGGCTGGCCGGTCCTCCATCGCCTTCGAGCCCCGGCTGCCCATCGCCAATGACCGTGGTAATCGTGCCGTCGATCGCCACCCGGCGCACTCGGTGCAACTCCGCGATCAGCAGCACCCCGGCGCCGTCGACCAGCAGCCGGGTCGGCTCAGTGAGCTCGGCCTGTGTCGCCGGACCACCGTCGCCCGCGGACCCGCGAATGCCCGTGCCCGCCACCGTCTGAATCACGCCGTCGGCGCCGATGCGCCGCACGCGATTCGCCTGGGGGTCCGAGATGTAGACCCTCCCTTGAGGATCCACCGTCACGCCGCCGATGCTTCGAAACTGCGCCAGCGCAGCCGGCTGTCCATCGCCGGCGTCACCGAACTCCCCGCTGCCGGCGAGATCAATGACCACCAGCGGGAGTTGCACGGCCGGCGGCAGGCTCGACACGGCGAGCGGGAGATAGGGCGTCGCAACCGGCGGGTCGGTCCGCTCCGGCGCCGCGGGCGGCGCCGGAGCTTGGCCATCGCCAAACCCGCCGAAATCGCATCCCGTTGCCGCAATGGCGGCCACGGCCCCCACGAGCATCTGCCGTCGTGTCAACCGGCGCCTTCGCTGGGTTCTACGCCACATCGCCCCGCATCACGATTCGCAGCGTCCGCATCAGGATTCTGAGATCGAACAGCAAGGACCAGTTTTCCACGTAGTACAGGTCATAGCGCGTGCGCTCGTCGATTGACGAATTGCCCCGCAATCCATTGACCTGTGCCCAGCCGGTCATCCCGGCGCGCTCACGGTGACGGACCATATAGCGAGAATACTCGCGCTCGAACTGGCGCACGTAGGAAGTCCGTTCGGGCCGCGGGCCCACCAGGCTCATATCCCCGCGAATCACATTGATCAACTGCGGCAGTTCATCGATCCAGTAGCGCCGGAGCAGGCGACCAACGCGAGTGATTCGCGGATCGTTGGCAATGGTCCATGTCTGGCCGCTGAGCTCCGCGTTCCGGTGCATCGTCCGAAACTTGATGATCGGAAAACGCCGCTGATCGCGACCCACGCGCTGCTGGATGTAGAACACGGGCCCGGCCGAGTCCACGCGGATAGCCATCGCGACCAGCAGCATCGGAAGCGACAAGACGACCATTCCGAACATGGCGCCCGCGAGATCCAGCGAGCGCTTGGTGAAGCGGCTCAGCCCCTGGAGCCGAACGTCGTTGACGGCCATCAGCGGCAGCCCGCGAATTCCGCCCGCTGTCACCGGCGACACCATGAGCTGGAACAGGTCCGGCAGCAGCCACACGTCCGTGAACGACGCTTCGGTCTGTTCGAGAATCCCGAGCAGCGCGTCGTGCGAGAGCGACGGGATTGCCACCACGACCTTGTCGACCTGGTGCTCGCTCAGCACGCCCGCCAGCGAGTCCACGCGTCCCAGCACCGGCACTTGCTGGCCGCGGGCGGTCACCGAAGTGGCAAAGTCGTCCACAAAGCCGACCACTCGGAATCGCCGCGTGCGCTCGTCGAACAGCCGCGCGAGCACCTCGGTCCCCTCGGTGCCGGCCCCGACCACGATGACGCGCGTGACCCCGATTCCGAAGCGATTCAGCGCCTGGCGCACTCCGACGAGCAGTGACCGTCCGACAACCACCAGCACGATGCCGGACAGCCACATGTACGCCACGAGCAGGCGCACGAATTCGAGCCGGTCCTGAATCACGAAAAACGTCGCGGCCACCGTGAGCAGCGCGCCGACGGTGACGGCCCCGGCAGATCGCACCACCCGATCCAGCGGGCCCGCCGTGCGATGCCGCGTATACAGGCCGAGGGCGAGCCCGGCCAGGACGCTCGCAACCGTGAAGGTGAGGTTGACCGGCACGAAGAAGAGAAACCGGTTCGACGCCACCTCGGGTCCCCACCCCAACCGGAATCGCACCACGTACGCGACGGCGGTCGCCGCCAGCAACGCGGCAACGTCCAAGGCCACCGTTCCCGTGGCCTCGAGTCCCTGCCAGTTGCGTCGAACCCAGGTCAACCTACGGCCCCCTTGCGACGACCCAGCGCCAACACCCGGAGCGCGCCCTGGCGGGCAACGGCGCCAAGCGCCAGGACGACGATCGCGGTGGTGACGACCGTCCGTAGCCAGAGGCCGTCACGCTGCCGGTGCTTCCGATAGTAAAGCCAAATGGCCCGATAGAATTCCACCCGCGCACGGATGGCGCGCTGCCGCGTCGACTGCCGCTTGAGGTGCCGCACCACGACCGAGGGCACAAAGAGGGTCGGCCAGCCGGCCTGTCGGATGCGATAGGCCAAGTCGAGGTCTTCGCCGTAGGTGAAAAACTGCGGATCGAAGCCGCCGACCCGACGAAAGGCCTCGGCGCGCACCAGCATGCACGCGCCGGAGACCGCGTCCACCGTCGCCTCGCATCCGGTGGACGGGGCAATGTTGTAGGGCCGCACACCTCTGGGCGGCAGGCTGCGGGGCCAGCGAAGCAGGCGCATTGCCGCGGAGGCGGGGGTCGGAAATGTGCGGCACGCCGCCGGATCCAACGTTCCATCGGCCAGCTCGAGCCGCGGCCCCAGGATGCCCAACGCGGGATCGGCATCGCCGCGCTCCACCAGGCGCCGCAGCGCGAGCGGCGTGAGCTCCGTATCGGGATTGAGGAACAGCAGCCAGCGTCCCCGTGCCCGCGAGGCGGCGAGATTGTTGCCCCGGCCGAACCCCAGCTCGCGGCTGCCTCGAATCGCCTGCACGTCCGCCCGGGACACGATGCTGTCCCAGGTGCCGTCGCCGGAACCGTTGTCCACCACCAAGACTTCCGTCGACAGTCCATCGGTCGATTCCGGAATGGTCGCCAGGCATCGCTGCAGGAGCTCGGGCACGTTGTACGTGACGATGATGATCGAGACATCCATGGTCATCGTCCTAGCCCCTCAGCCGACGCCAACAGCCCGCCGCATAGCCCAGCATCTTGGCTGCGTCCCCGACCACCCGCACGAGCGGAACCAGTGCCGGCGCAGCCGCCCCGCCGCCGGGCGCCCCCCGCGCCCGAGCAATCGGGCGGCGCAGGTAGCGATAGCCCAGGAAGGCCAGAAGCGCAACACGGCCCCAGGATGGCCGCCGGGCCAGGGATAGACCCACGGCGTAGGCCGCGAAGCGCGCGGCATGGCGTTTCCCGAGCATTCCGGCCCGGCCATCGCCCGAGGCGTAGTGAAAATACTGGCGGAAGAAGGCTGGCAGGCTCGAACGCGGTCGATTCCACACGTCGGCGCCGGGAGCGTGGACGAACCAACCGCCCTCGGCCCAGATCCTCCGATCGAGCCATAGATCCTCGCCGTAGTCGAGCCATTCGGGAAAGCCGCCGACTTGATCGAACCATTGCCGTCGCAGCAGCACCGACCCACCGCTCGGGGGATAGTGCGCCGGATCGATCTCGTCCGCGAAAGGAAGTCCAACCGCGCCAATGGCCGTCTCGACGGTGCTGCCGGGCGCGGCCAGGATGTAGCCAAACGTCCCGGCGGCGAGCGGCGCTTCCTCCGCGCCATCCACCAGCGCCCCAAGCCATTCCGGCGACCGGACGATTCCCGCATCGGTGAAGGCGATCAGGTCGGACGTCACCGAGCGCGCCGCCAGGTTTCGACCGGCGGCTATGTTGCTGCCAGGCGCTTCAATGACCTGGGCGCCCTTCGTGCCGGCCAGGGTTTCCCGCAGAATCTCGACGGTCCCGTCGCTCGATCCACCGTCGACGATGACAAGTTCGTCCGGCTGCCGGCGCTGCGACCGCAGACTCTCGGCCAATGCTTGGGCGTCGCGGGCCTCATTGAGAACCGTCGCGCACACGGCCACCGTCATTCCCGCCCTCCATCGAGACCCGAATCTCGCAGGCCGCCGTACACGTCCAGCAGTGCCCGGCCCGTTACCGCCGGCGCATGGTGCTCGGCGATGTAGGCATGGCCGCTCCGCCCCATCTCGCGCCGCCGCTCGTGGTCCTGCAGCAGATCGACGATGGCGTCGGCAAACGCCGTGGCCGAGTCCGCCGCGGCAATGCCGTTGAGCGACCCATCCAGCCCCGCAAGCCCCGAGGCTTGAACCACGACGGGGCGCGCCTGGGCGAGGGATTGCAGCACCTTCAGCGGCGCCCCCGACCCCACGGGCGCGGGCGATGTGCTCAGCCAAGCCGCCCGCTGCTCCCCCTCGAAGTCATCAACCAAACCGCCCACGCTGCACCGCGCCGGGGCAATCGCGCGCAGGCCCAGCGAGCCCGGACCCACCACTCGCAGCTCGGCCTCCGGCACGCGTCGCAGCACCGCGGGCCACACCGTGCCAAACAGCCACTCGGCCCCAAGGATGTTGGGCCGGTAGGCGAAATTGGCGGCCAGCAGCACGCGCGGCTGATCGGCTTCTTCATCGGTGCCGGGCAGGTCCGCCGGCGCCGGAACCGGATGTGGAATCGCCGCCACGGAGCGATTGCCGAGCGTCACCAGAGACGCGGCGTCGGCCGCCGACGAGGCGGTCACGGCGTCAGCCGCACCCACGACCCACCGTTCCACGCCGTACAGCAGCGCCGCCTGCCGCCGCGAGTGCCAGGCGCGTGCGCCCCGCGCGAGATTGGCGAGCTGGCTCTGCAGGCGCCACTCCACGTTGTGCGCGTCATAGACCACGGGCGGACGTCGCCGCTCGCCTTCGGTGGAGGCAGCCACGTCGTGCACGATGTGCGCCAGCTGCAAGCCTTCCACCTGCACCGCCTCGACCCCGCCGGCGCTGAGTCGCTGCTGCACGGCGGCCCGAAGCTCCGGCGTGCGGTGGCGAAACACGAGATCCGGCGCCGGTCCTAGCGCGGCGTTGGCCAGTCGTCGCCACAACGGCGCCCGCCGCAGGCGGACGGCGGCTGTGCTGCGCGCATCCGGGTGCGGGCGCACGCGCTCACGCGCGCCGGCAAGAGTGATCACGTCAACGTCGTGCTGCTCGGCAAGCGCCGTGATGAACGCGCTGTTGCGCACCGCCGCGCCGTGCGTCGGCGGCCACGGGACCGACGGCGTGACGACGAGAACGCTCACGTGAGGCGGTCGTAGACGGTCAGGGTGGCCGCGGCGGCCCGCTCCCAGGAAAACTCGGCGGCCCGGTCGCGTCCGGCTGATCGCAGTTTCGCGCTCAGCGATGGATCGCCTGCGACTTTATCGATTGCGTCCGTCAGCGCCTCGGGATCTTGCGGGTCGACGTACAGCGCCGCCTGGGCCGCCACCTCCCGCAGGGCGCCAATGTCGGAGACGACGCAGGGCGCCCCGGCTCGCATGGCCTCGAGCACCGGCAACCCAAACCCTTCGTCCAGCGATGGCTGCAGCACCAGGCTCGCATGCCGATACAGCCGTCCCAGCATCGCGTCCGACACCGAGCCGATGAACCGCACCCGTGCCTCGGGATCCAGCGTCCGTACGGTTCGCACGATATCGACGCCCTGGTAGCCGAGGCCGCCCGCAACCAACAGCGGCATGTCGCGCGCCGCCTTGGAGCGCACCCACGCGCGCGCCGCATGCACGTGGTTCTTGCGGGGTTGCAGCGTCCCCACCATCAAGGCATAGCCGCTTCGGGGCGGCGTGGAATCGGCCGCCGCGTCCAGCGCCGTCGTCGGGGCCTCGTGAATCACGCTGATCCGGTCGCCCGGAACGAGCTTTCGGTCGGCGAGCTGGTCCCGGACGTGCGCGGACACGGCGATGACCTGTGACGCCCGCGAAAGCCGCTGGCTGGCGGCGCGGTAGAAGTCGAGGCTGCGCGGCTCGTATGCCGCCGGATGCGTCAGAAAGGACACGTCGTGCACCGTCACCACGCTGGGCGCCCGCACGCCGGGCGGCACGGCATGGTCGGGAAAATGCGCCGCGCCGAACGTCCGCAGGCCCCAGCCCAACGTCGCCCGTTCCAGGCGATGCCGCGCCGGCGTCGGCGCCGATCGGACGGGCAGCGCGGCGCCGCGGTGGCGCCGGTCGCGTGGGTCGAGCAGGAGCGTGACCTCGTGGCGGGAATCGCCCAACTCGGCCATCGCCTGCTGGAGTTCCCAGATATAGCGGCCGATCCCCGCGCGGTCGCGATACAGCATCCGGCCGTCGAGAGCGACACGCACGTCAGGGGCTGCGCCGAGCGACCACCAGCGTGGCGCCGACAAGGACGCCGCCCAGCACGGCCAGGTGCTGGAAGCTCGCCAGGTGGTGATCGACCATGGAGGCCGCGAGCAGCGCCGCCAGCCCCGCCACGCACGCGCGCGCCATGGGATCGCGGCGAACGAAACGAGCGGCCCGCGCCACCGTGGCAACGACCACGCCCAGCGCGGCAGCCGCCGCGAGCACTCCGGCGCGCTCCGCGATCCACAGCCACGTATTGGAGACTCCGACAAACACGTCCACGTCCGGCGAGGCGCCGTAACCCACGCCAAACCAGGGATAGCGCCCAATCACGTGGACTGCCTCCCGGAGCTCGCCCAGCCGCAGAGCGTCGGACAGGTCGCGCTGCACCACTGCCGCACGAATTGCCTCCCCCAATCCCCCCGACCACGGCACGATCAGACCAAGCGCACCGGCCAGCGCGAGCCCGGCGCCCAGTCGCGGGCGCGTGCTCGCGATGACGACGAGCGCCGCCACCGCCGCGCCCACCCAGGCGCCCCGCGACAGCGTGAGCACCAGCGCCGCCGCGATCAGGCCAATGGCCGTGGCCTGGAGCGCGAACCGACGCGCCGATCCGGTGCAACCAACCATCGCGAACGGCAGCGCCATGGCCAGCGTGACGCCCAGGACGTTCGGATCGACGAGCAGCCCCGTGGCGCGCGGCGTCACCTCGTCGGGCAGGAACCGCTGAATGTCGGATGCGGGATAGCCGGCCGGGGACAGCGCCTCCAGGAAGCGGATGCCGGCGTCGCCGGCCAGGTGCAGCACCACGGCCAGCGCGGCCTGGATCGCCGCGGCGCCCACGATCACGCGCTGCCCATGCCGGCGAATGACCGACCGCGGCAGCCACATCACCACCAGCAGGGGGGCCGCCGCGGCCATCGCCAGCTTCAGGCCCGTCTGCAGCGCCTCGAAGTCTCGGTTGACGGGCCAGGCAATCGCCGCGGCCAGGAGGATCAGCAGCAGGTAAAGACCCTGGACGATCAGGATGCGGTCGCGGGAGAGCGATCGGGCGCCTCGGATCACGGCCAGCGCCGAGACGCCGATCAGAAGGGCCACCAGCACCGCGATCACGGGCGGCTGGGCGCCCACGCGCACCGGCACGATCACGAACGGCGCCAGGATCGCCAAGGCCGTCAGTCCGCCCAGCCCGAGCGCGGGTCGCCGCAGGGCCGCCAGGGCCCCGACGACCAAGACCCCGCCGGCAATCGCGGCGGCCGGCGGCAAGCGCGCGGCCATCCACCCGGCAAGCACGGCGGCCAGCGCAACCGTCGTCGCCACCGCCCATCGCGCCGACGCTCGTCGCGCAGCCGCTTCTAGTCCAGCAGCGACCACACGTATGCCTCGCTGACCGTCCGGGTTCGCTGGCGACGTCGGCGCTTGCGCAAGGCGCGGCCCAGTTGCGGGATCGCCGCCAGCTGGCCGTTCAGGGTTGCCCGCGCCGCGCGCCCCTGAAAGTTGCGCAGCGCATCGAGCGCGATCTGACCCTGGGCCCGCAGGATGGACCACCACCGGCGGCGCAGCACGTATCCCGGAACATTCATCGCCGCGACCAGCGGTCGGTTTCGCCCGACCAGAAAACTTTCAAATTCGCTCGTGGCGCTCGCGCCGCGACGGTGCCGTACACGCGCCGTCGGGACGTAGCGGCACCGGTGGC encodes the following:
- a CDS encoding undecaprenyl-phosphate glucose phosphotransferase, whose amino-acid sequence is MTWVRRNWQGLEATGTVALDVAALLAATAVAYVVRFRLGWGPEVASNRFLFFVPVNLTFTVASVLAGLALGLYTRHRTAGPLDRVVRSAGAVTVGALLTVAATFFVIQDRLEFVRLLVAYMWLSGIVLVVVGRSLLVGVRQALNRFGIGVTRVIVVGAGTEGTEVLARLFDERTRRFRVVGFVDDFATSVTARGQQVPVLGRVDSLAGVLSEHQVDKVVVAIPSLSHDALLGILEQTEASFTDVWLLPDLFQLMVSPVTAGGIRGLPLMAVNDVRLQGLSRFTKRSLDLAGAMFGMVVLSLPMLLVAMAIRVDSAGPVFYIQQRVGRDQRRFPIIKFRTMHRNAELSGQTWTIANDPRITRVGRLLRRYWIDELPQLINVIRGDMSLVGPRPERTSYVRQFEREYSRYMVRHRERAGMTGWAQVNGLRGNSSIDERTRYDLYYVENWSLLFDLRILMRTLRIVMRGDVA
- a CDS encoding glycosyltransferase family 2 protein translates to MDVSIIIVTYNVPELLQRCLATIPESTDGLSTEVLVVDNGSGDGTWDSIVSRADVQAIRGSRELGFGRGNNLAASRARGRWLLFLNPDTELTPLALRRLVERGDADPALGILGPRLELADGTLDPAACRTFPTPASAAMRLLRWPRSLPPRGVRPYNIAPSTGCEATVDAVSGACMLVRAEAFRRVGGFDPQFFTYGEDLDLAYRIRQAGWPTLFVPSVVVRHLKRQSTRQRAIRARVEFYRAIWLYYRKHRQRDGLWLRTVVTTAIVVLALGAVARQGALRVLALGRRKGAVG
- a CDS encoding glycosyltransferase, whose protein sequence is MTVAVCATVLNEARDAQALAESLRSQRRQPDELVIVDGGSSDGTVEILRETLAGTKGAQVIEAPGSNIAAGRNLAARSVTSDLIAFTDAGIVRSPEWLGALVDGAEEAPLAAGTFGYILAAPGSTVETAIGAVGLPFADEIDPAHYPPSGGSVLLRRQWFDQVGGFPEWLDYGEDLWLDRRIWAEGGWFVHAPGADVWNRPRSSLPAFFRQYFHYASGDGRAGMLGKRHAARFAAYAVGLSLARRPSWGRVALLAFLGYRYLRRPIARARGAPGGGAAAPALVPLVRVVGDAAKMLGYAAGCWRRLRG
- a CDS encoding glycosyltransferase, whose product is MSVLVVTPSVPWPPTHGAAVRNSAFITALAEQHDVDVITLAGARERVRPHPDARSTAAVRLRRAPLWRRLANAALGPAPDLVFRHRTPELRAAVQQRLSAGGVEAVQVEGLQLAHIVHDVAASTEGERRRPPVVYDAHNVEWRLQSQLANLARGARAWHSRRQAALLYGVERWVVGAADAVTASSAADAASLVTLGNRSVAAIPHPVPAPADLPGTDEEADQPRVLLAANFAYRPNILGAEWLFGTVWPAVLRRVPEAELRVVGPGSLGLRAIAPARCSVGGLVDDFEGEQRAAWLSTSPAPVGSGAPLKVLQSLAQARPVVVQASGLAGLDGSLNGIAAADSATAFADAIVDLLQDHERRREMGRSGHAYIAEHHAPAVTGRALLDVYGGLRDSGLDGGRE
- a CDS encoding glycosyltransferase family 1 protein; the encoded protein is MRVALDGRMLYRDRAGIGRYIWELQQAMAELGDSRHEVTLLLDPRDRRHRGAALPVRSAPTPARHRLERATLGWGLRTFGAAHFPDHAVPPGVRAPSVVTVHDVSFLTHPAAYEPRSLDFYRAASQRLSRASQVIAVSAHVRDQLADRKLVPGDRISVIHEAPTTALDAAADSTPPRSGYALMVGTLQPRKNHVHAARAWVRSKAARDMPLLVAGGLGYQGVDIVRTVRTLDPEARVRFIGSVSDAMLGRLYRHASLVLQPSLDEGFGLPVLEAMRAGAPCVVSDIGALREVAAQAALYVDPQDPEALTDAIDKVAGDPSLSAKLRSAGRDRAAEFSWERAAAATLTVYDRLT
- a CDS encoding O-antigen ligase family protein, with translation MATTVALAAVLAGWMAARLPPAAAIAGGVLVVGALAALRRPALGLGGLTALAILAPFVIVPVRVGAQPPVIAVLVALLIGVSALAVIRGARSLSRDRILIVQGLYLLLILLAAAIAWPVNRDFEALQTGLKLAMAAAAPLLVVMWLPRSVIRRHGQRVIVGAAAIQAALAVVLHLAGDAGIRFLEALSPAGYPASDIQRFLPDEVTPRATGLLVDPNVLGVTLAMALPFAMVGCTGSARRFALQATAIGLIAAALVLTLSRGAWVGAAVAALVVIASTRPRLGAGLALAGALGLIVPWSGGLGEAIRAAVVQRDLSDALRLGELREAVHVIGRYPWFGVGYGASPDVDVFVGVSNTWLWIAERAGVLAAAAALGVVVATVARAARFVRRDPMARACVAGLAALLAASMVDHHLASFQHLAVLGGVLVGATLVVARRSP